The nucleotide sequence CCTAAAGATAGTCATGGAAACTATTATCAGGCAGGTTTGTTCTTTACTTATGAAGCCTGTAGCTTAGGCTACCGTCGTGGTGGAAGGATATTAGGCAACACAGCCCAATTCACCGGACACATTATCAAATAACCACTTAAAACAATTAACATACGGATAGATGAGAAGTATTTTTAGCACTGCATATAATCAAACAGTTTTTCACCTGTGGCTATTGTTTTTCAGGGTTACCGCTTCTGCTTTCATGCTTACCCATGGCGCACCAAAATTTATAAAGGTTTTGGAGGGTGATTTTACTTTTGCGGATCCATTGGGCGTTGGCCCTGCTGTTTCATTAATCCTGACAGTATTTGCAGAATTCTTTTGCTCTATATTTATCCTTCTAGGTCTAGGCACACGACTGGCCGTTATACCCCTGATCATTACCATGCTGGTTGCCGCTTTTGTAGTTCACGCAGCAGATCCATTTGCCAAACAAGAGCTGCCGCTACTCTATGTATTGATTTACGCCACACTGCTCATTACTGGCAGTGGCAAGCTATCCATCGACTATTTTATTGAGAAAAAGTCGTCAAAAAACAAATACAGGTTTTAAGCAGCACGAGGGATACCTCCTGGCTTATATCATATCGTCCAAGCTTAATTTAGCATCATCTTTCCTGACTAAAGGGCTAAGATTTTTAAAATCATATAGCTCTTGATCAAGCAGGTGAGAAGGTGAAATATTAGACAGTGCATTCATAATTATTTTTTTCCTGTCAGGATACTGTTGCTCCCAGTTTTCAAGCATCTGTTTAATGATCTTGCGCTGCATATTTTGCTGAGAACCGCACAGCGTACATGGGATAATAGGGAATTGCCTGATATCCGCATAGGCTTGGATATCTTTTTCTTTACAATAAGCCAAAGGTCTTATAACGACATGCTCACCGTTATCGGTCTCATACTTGGGAGGCATGGCCTCAAGCTTTCCACTGAAAAACAGGTTTAAAAAAAACGTCTCTATGATATCCTCCTGATGATGACCGAGCGCTATTTTTGTTGCCCCCAATTCTTTTGCAGCCGCATACAGGTTACCCCTTCTCAACCTACTGCATAAACTGCACATGGTCTTTCCCTCTGGCACCTTTTCTTTGACTATACTATAAGTATCTTTTTCTACGATTTTAAAGTCCACTCCCAAAGACTCTAGGTAATTGGGAAGCACATGTTCCGGAAACCCAGGTTGCTTTTGATCTAAATTTACAGCCACAATTCCAAAGTCATACCCCTGCTGAATATGCAACAGCATATCCAACATAGTGTAACTATCTTTGCCACCAGACAGACAAACCATTACTTTATCTCCCGGCTCGAACATTGAAAAATCCTTAGCCGCACTCCAAACAGCTTTCCTGATTTTCTTGACAAGCTTATTATTATCTAACTCAAGGCTCATTAGTGTTTAATATGTAATGGTTCAAATTAAATAAATTTACAAAAACATTTGAAAACACCTACTGGTCAATAAAAAAAGGGCTTCCGCCCTTTCAAAAAATTATATACAGATCACATGATCAATAAGTTAAGAAATTAGCACATTCTTCCTTTA is from Cytophagaceae bacterium ABcell3 and encodes:
- a CDS encoding DoxX family protein: MRSIFSTAYNQTVFHLWLLFFRVTASAFMLTHGAPKFIKVLEGDFTFADPLGVGPAVSLILTVFAEFFCSIFILLGLGTRLAVIPLIITMLVAAFVVHAADPFAKQELPLLYVLIYATLLITGSGKLSIDYFIEKKSSKNKYRF
- the ttcA gene encoding tRNA 2-thiocytidine(32) synthetase TtcA; translated protein: MSLELDNNKLVKKIRKAVWSAAKDFSMFEPGDKVMVCLSGGKDSYTMLDMLLHIQQGYDFGIVAVNLDQKQPGFPEHVLPNYLESLGVDFKIVEKDTYSIVKEKVPEGKTMCSLCSRLRRGNLYAAAKELGATKIALGHHQEDIIETFFLNLFFSGKLEAMPPKYETDNGEHVVIRPLAYCKEKDIQAYADIRQFPIIPCTLCGSQQNMQRKIIKQMLENWEQQYPDRKKIIMNALSNISPSHLLDQELYDFKNLSPLVRKDDAKLSLDDMI